Proteins from a single region of Nocardioides anomalus:
- a CDS encoding MCE family protein yields MSILKRALVPLVLVALVVAFAITMFFGGDHTKTLTAHFPRTISIYEGSEVKVLGVAVGQVDTVTPSGTDVVVTMSYDADVDVPADAKAVIVAPSIVGDRYVQLTPVYKSGPRLKDGATLEGQDTGVPLELDQIYSSLDRLNVALGPEGANKNGALADLLDVTAQNFGGQGAALHQTIQDFSSLSQTLDDNKEELFGSARELEGFINTLATNDKTVRQFNQSLSDVSDLLSGEKEELAAALHNLSVGLGEVATFVKDNRQILGQNIEHINRVAKVLVKQRDALDETLTDAPVALNNLALTYNPQAGTLDTNANLGELVNQVTGNPAEFVCAILSQADKSGQLCNVTNTLLKRAAPFGEAGSPLGTGTSYGQHFDLSLGGLVQVTDDEGSRQ; encoded by the coding sequence GTGAGCATCCTCAAGAGGGCCCTCGTCCCGCTGGTGCTGGTCGCGCTGGTCGTGGCGTTCGCCATCACCATGTTCTTCGGTGGCGACCACACCAAGACCCTCACCGCGCACTTCCCGCGCACCATCTCGATCTACGAGGGCAGCGAGGTCAAGGTCCTCGGCGTGGCCGTGGGCCAGGTCGACACCGTCACCCCGTCGGGCACCGACGTCGTCGTCACGATGAGCTACGACGCCGACGTGGACGTGCCCGCCGACGCCAAGGCCGTCATCGTGGCGCCCTCGATCGTCGGCGACCGCTACGTCCAGCTGACCCCGGTCTACAAGAGCGGACCCAGGCTCAAGGACGGCGCCACCCTGGAGGGCCAGGACACCGGCGTGCCGCTGGAGCTCGACCAGATCTACAGCAGCCTGGACCGGCTGAACGTCGCGCTCGGCCCGGAGGGCGCCAACAAGAACGGCGCGCTGGCCGACCTGCTCGACGTGACCGCCCAGAACTTCGGCGGTCAGGGCGCGGCGCTGCACCAGACCATCCAGGACTTCAGCAGCCTGAGCCAGACCCTGGACGACAACAAGGAGGAGCTCTTCGGCTCCGCCCGCGAGCTCGAGGGGTTCATCAACACCCTGGCCACCAACGACAAGACGGTGCGCCAGTTCAACCAGTCGCTCTCCGACGTCTCCGACCTGCTGTCGGGGGAGAAGGAGGAGCTGGCCGCGGCCCTGCACAACCTGTCGGTCGGGCTCGGCGAGGTGGCGACGTTCGTCAAGGACAACCGCCAGATCCTGGGGCAGAACATCGAGCACATCAACCGGGTGGCCAAGGTGCTGGTCAAGCAGCGCGACGCCCTCGACGAGACCCTCACCGACGCCCCGGTCGCGCTGAACAACCTGGCCCTGACCTACAACCCGCAGGCCGGCACGCTCGACACCAACGCCAACCTCGGCGAGCTGGTCAACCAGGTGACCGGGAACCCCGCCGAGTTCGTGTGCGCGATCCTCAGCCAGGCCGACAAGTCCGGTCAGCTGTGCAACGTCACCAACACGCTGCTCAAGCGCGCGGCGCCGTTCGGGGAGGCCGGCTCGCCGCTCGGCACCGGCACGTCGTACGGCCAGCACTTCGACCTCAGCCTGGGCGGCCTGGTCCAGGTGACCGACGACGAGGGGAGCCGGCAGTGA
- a CDS encoding MCE family protein, translating into MSFVLRQRKALGVIFMAMVVAAVYLTYATFTKKFADYDEVTVETSTIGLQLPSRADVKIRGVLVGEVLATSATADGAKITLGLYPDQVKTIPSNVTASIVPKTLFGEKYVSLIVPDQPADSSIQAGETIKRTQVATEVEKVLSDLYPLLRTVEPGELNMTLNALATALEGRGDQIGENLETVNSYLTRLNPQIPALVEDLKLTAQVSDTYADVLPQIGDILHNTVTTTTTLEDREAKLNALLNDVTAFSGTAQTFLEDNGDNIIRLGDVSQAQLEVLARYSTEFPCLLGGVVNAGKRQAEAFRGFTLHIVLETLPNQPRAYNADDTPVLGDDRGPTCLHLPNPPWNQDNPVRRQPDFVDGVDSPLGKGTQRVGASYDGSAGQLGGFGVGGYAGSPQESDLIKQLLAPGLGTSAAAVPDLGGLLLGPMVRGATVSFGEPGGGQ; encoded by the coding sequence ATGAGCTTCGTCCTGCGCCAGCGCAAGGCCCTCGGCGTCATCTTCATGGCGATGGTGGTCGCGGCCGTCTACCTCACCTACGCGACGTTCACCAAGAAGTTCGCCGACTACGACGAGGTCACCGTCGAGACCTCGACGATCGGCCTGCAGCTCCCCTCCCGTGCGGACGTCAAGATCCGCGGCGTCCTGGTCGGCGAGGTGCTCGCCACCAGCGCCACCGCCGATGGCGCCAAGATCACCCTGGGCCTCTACCCCGACCAGGTGAAGACGATCCCGAGCAACGTCACCGCCTCGATCGTGCCCAAGACGCTCTTCGGCGAGAAGTACGTCTCCCTCATCGTCCCCGACCAGCCGGCGGACTCCTCGATCCAGGCCGGGGAGACGATCAAGCGCACCCAGGTCGCCACCGAGGTCGAGAAGGTGCTCTCCGACCTCTACCCGCTGCTGCGCACGGTCGAGCCGGGCGAGCTCAACATGACGCTCAACGCCCTGGCCACCGCGCTCGAGGGCCGCGGTGACCAGATCGGGGAGAACCTCGAGACCGTCAACAGCTACCTCACCCGGCTCAACCCGCAGATCCCGGCGCTGGTCGAGGACCTCAAGCTGACCGCGCAGGTCTCCGACACCTACGCCGACGTGCTGCCCCAGATCGGCGACATCCTGCACAACACCGTCACCACGACGACCACCCTCGAGGACCGCGAGGCCAAGCTCAACGCGCTGCTCAACGACGTGACGGCGTTCTCCGGGACCGCCCAGACCTTCCTCGAGGACAACGGCGACAACATCATCCGGCTCGGCGACGTCAGCCAGGCCCAGCTCGAGGTGCTCGCGCGCTACTCCACCGAGTTCCCGTGCCTGCTCGGCGGCGTGGTGAACGCCGGCAAGCGGCAGGCCGAGGCCTTCCGCGGCTTCACGCTGCACATCGTGCTGGAGACGCTGCCCAACCAGCCGCGCGCCTACAACGCCGACGACACCCCGGTGCTCGGCGACGACCGCGGCCCGACGTGCCTGCACCTGCCCAACCCCCCGTGGAACCAGGACAACCCCGTGCGCCGCCAGCCCGACTTCGTCGACGGCGTGGACTCGCCGCTCGGCAAGGGCACCCAGCGGGTCGGGGCGTCGTACGACGGGAGTGCGGGCCAGCTCGGCGGCTTCGGGGTCGGTGGCTACGCCGGCTCGCCGCAGGAGTCCGACCTGATCAAGCAGCTGCTGGCGCCGGGCCTGGGCACCTCGGCCGCCGCCGTCCCGGACCTCGGGGGGCTGCTGCTCGGCCCGATGGTCCGCGGCGCCACCGTCTCGTTCGGTGAGCCGGGGGGTGGGCAGTGA
- a CDS encoding MCE family protein, protein MRRAATALLGVLVGSVALSGCDFDVYSLPLPGGTDVGDHPIEVTVQFQDVLDLVPKSTVKVNDVSVGQVKSIDLEGYHANVEIELRDDTKLPENTVAEIRQTSLLGEKFVSLAAPESGAEGSLETGDVIPLERTGRNPEVEEVLGALSLILNGGGVAQLKTITQELNKALSGREGDVRSVLDQVNTFTSTLDTNKVQIVDALEALNRLSISARQQEDNIDEALEQLPSALTSIDGQRQDLVKMLQALDDLSGVGVQVISASKDATINSLRQLQPVLNQLAASGDDLVNAVNVFYAYPFVDEVVGRDPQVARNLHMGDYTNLSIELQLDLTKGLPTVPGIPTELVCTPLSQIPDLGPLPPLDQLCADTIAAINKCTQSPSLKNCKDLPDFLIKQVCQALPVPIPLLCNGLGLNLGGGGGGSGVPLPSLPTLPLPSVSGLPDLGGVVGGVLGGLGRAGTGWNDATHGGPTMAQLQQVYDPALVNLLIPPSVVPTQQPAAEPAADGSTQAKAGASR, encoded by the coding sequence ATGCGGCGCGCCGCCACGGCCCTGCTCGGCGTCCTCGTCGGCAGCGTGGCCCTCTCCGGCTGCGACTTCGACGTCTACTCCCTGCCGCTGCCCGGCGGCACCGACGTCGGCGACCACCCCATCGAGGTGACGGTGCAGTTCCAGGACGTCCTGGACCTGGTGCCGAAGTCGACGGTCAAGGTCAACGACGTCAGCGTCGGGCAGGTGAAGTCGATCGACCTCGAGGGCTACCACGCCAACGTCGAGATCGAGCTGCGCGACGACACCAAGCTGCCCGAGAACACCGTGGCCGAGATCCGCCAGACCAGCCTCCTGGGTGAGAAGTTCGTGTCCCTGGCCGCGCCCGAGAGCGGCGCCGAGGGCTCGCTGGAGACCGGCGACGTGATCCCGCTGGAGCGGACCGGGCGCAACCCGGAGGTCGAGGAGGTGCTGGGCGCGCTCAGCCTCATCCTCAACGGCGGCGGCGTGGCCCAGCTCAAGACCATCACCCAGGAGCTCAACAAGGCGCTGAGCGGTCGTGAGGGCGACGTCCGGTCGGTGCTCGACCAGGTCAACACCTTCACCTCCACCCTGGACACCAACAAGGTCCAGATCGTCGACGCGCTCGAGGCCCTCAACCGGCTCTCGATCTCCGCGCGCCAGCAGGAGGACAACATCGACGAGGCGCTGGAGCAGCTGCCCAGCGCCCTGACCAGCATCGACGGCCAGCGCCAGGACCTGGTCAAGATGCTCCAGGCCCTCGACGACCTCTCCGGGGTGGGGGTCCAGGTGATCTCGGCCTCCAAGGACGCCACCATCAACTCGCTGCGCCAGCTCCAGCCGGTGCTCAACCAGCTCGCGGCCTCCGGCGACGACCTGGTCAACGCGGTCAACGTCTTCTACGCCTACCCCTTCGTCGACGAGGTGGTCGGCCGCGACCCGCAGGTGGCCCGCAACCTGCACATGGGCGACTACACCAACCTCTCGATCGAGCTCCAGCTCGACCTCACCAAGGGCCTGCCGACGGTGCCCGGCATCCCCACCGAGCTGGTGTGCACGCCGCTCTCGCAGATCCCCGACCTCGGACCGCTGCCGCCGCTCGACCAGCTGTGCGCCGACACGATCGCGGCGATCAACAAGTGCACCCAGAGCCCGAGCCTGAAGAACTGCAAGGACCTGCCGGACTTCCTCATCAAGCAGGTCTGCCAGGCGCTCCCGGTGCCGATCCCGCTGCTGTGCAACGGCCTCGGCCTCAACCTCGGTGGTGGCGGCGGGGGCAGCGGTGTCCCGCTGCCGTCCCTGCCGACCCTGCCGTTGCCGAGCGTGTCCGGGCTGCCCGACCTCGGCGGTGTCGTCGGCGGCGTCCTGGGCGGGCTCGGGCGAGCCGGCACCGGCTGGAACGACGCCACGCACGGTGGCCCGACCATGGCCCAGCTCCAGCAGGTCTACGACCCGGCCCTGGTCAACCTGCTCATCCCGCCCTCCGTCGTACCCACCCAGCAGCCTGCGGCCGAGCCCGCGGCTGACGGCTCGACCCAGGCGAAGGCAGGTGCGTCGCGGTGA
- a CDS encoding MCE family protein, with translation MKLLDKKTTLDLTKLLIFIVVTTLSTAVLVITIGNLSFSGTQKYKAVFADATGLVKGDDIRVAGVKVGTVKDVAITDRTRALVTFSVDDGTQVTGATHATIKYRNLVGQRYVALTQEVGSAKKLDDGATIPIARTAPALDLTVLFNGFKPLFEALSPADINQLSYEIVQVFQGEGGTLESLLGHTASVTSTLADRDQVISALIDNLNEVLDHVADRDQQLNQLITTFKTFVSGLNSDRDAILGSLDQISDLSVQTAGLVKGIRSPLVDDIANLRQLTANIQRNRGELDRALQVMPIKLEKVGRTAIYGSWFNFYLCSFQGTVKLPGVTVPVKYNTGSDRCDLG, from the coding sequence GTGAAGCTGCTGGACAAGAAGACGACGCTCGACCTGACCAAGCTGCTCATCTTCATCGTCGTCACCACGCTCTCGACCGCCGTCCTGGTCATCACCATCGGCAACCTGTCCTTCTCGGGCACCCAGAAGTACAAGGCGGTCTTCGCCGACGCCACCGGCCTGGTCAAGGGCGACGACATCCGGGTCGCGGGCGTCAAGGTCGGCACCGTCAAGGACGTCGCCATCACCGACCGCACGCGGGCCCTGGTGACCTTCTCCGTCGACGACGGCACCCAGGTCACCGGCGCCACGCACGCGACGATCAAGTACCGCAACCTGGTCGGCCAGCGCTACGTCGCGCTGACCCAGGAGGTCGGCTCCGCGAAGAAGCTCGACGACGGCGCGACCATCCCGATCGCGCGCACGGCGCCGGCCCTCGACCTCACCGTGCTGTTCAACGGCTTCAAGCCGCTCTTCGAGGCGCTCAGCCCGGCCGACATCAACCAGCTGTCCTACGAGATCGTCCAGGTCTTCCAGGGCGAGGGCGGCACGCTGGAGAGCCTGCTCGGCCACACGGCGTCGGTCACGAGCACCCTGGCCGACCGTGACCAGGTGATCAGCGCGCTCATCGACAACCTCAACGAGGTGCTCGACCACGTCGCCGACCGCGACCAGCAGCTCAACCAGCTGATCACGACGTTCAAGACCTTCGTCTCCGGCCTCAACAGCGACCGCGACGCCATCCTCGGCTCGCTCGACCAGATCTCCGACCTCTCGGTGCAGACCGCCGGGCTGGTCAAGGGGATCCGCTCCCCGCTGGTCGACGACATCGCCAACCTGCGCCAGCTGACCGCCAACATCCAGCGCAACCGGGGCGAGCTCGACCGGGCGCTGCAGGTCATGCCCATCAAGCTGGAGAAGGTGGGCCGCACCGCGATCTACGGCTCCTGGTTCAACTTCTACCTGTGCTCGTTCCAGGGCACGGTCAAGCTGCCCGGGGTCACGGTCCCGGTGAAGTACAACACCGGCTCGGACAGGTGTGATCTCGGATGA
- a CDS encoding J domain-containing protein produces the protein MTPTWYDLLGVDRDATAAEIRTAWRDAIADLDPGDRRFRSLNEAAEVLLDPQRRAAYDATLEPEPEPATAPEPEPADEETARPLTHDEPGGRRPTWVVPAWLLAALAVLLALVLGCAAYLLTQPSDDDIAEASSQAQGAAETAVTTILAYDYRHLDDDQQAAGELMTASYRAKYDELFTVIKQNAAEVKPVVTVQVVASGIVRSGDDRVQVLVFVNRPTTNAKTTEPVVSRDQVVMTMVKQGDAWLVDGLDTSQLAG, from the coding sequence GTGACCCCGACCTGGTACGACCTGCTCGGCGTGGACCGCGACGCCACGGCTGCCGAGATCCGCACGGCCTGGCGCGACGCGATCGCCGACCTCGATCCCGGCGACCGGCGCTTCCGCTCGCTCAACGAGGCCGCCGAGGTCCTGCTCGACCCGCAGCGCCGGGCGGCGTACGACGCGACGCTCGAGCCCGAGCCCGAGCCGGCCACCGCGCCGGAGCCCGAGCCGGCCGACGAGGAGACGGCGCGCCCGCTGACCCACGACGAGCCCGGTGGGCGGCGCCCGACGTGGGTGGTCCCGGCCTGGCTGCTCGCGGCCCTGGCCGTCCTGCTCGCGCTGGTGCTGGGCTGCGCGGCGTACCTGCTCACCCAGCCCTCCGACGACGACATCGCCGAGGCCTCCAGCCAGGCCCAGGGCGCGGCCGAGACCGCGGTGACCACGATCCTGGCCTACGACTACCGCCACCTCGACGACGACCAGCAGGCCGCGGGCGAGCTGATGACGGCCTCCTACCGGGCGAAGTACGACGAGCTGTTCACCGTCATCAAGCAGAACGCCGCCGAGGTCAAGCCCGTGGTGACGGTCCAGGTGGTCGCCTCCGGGATCGTGCGGTCCGGCGACGACCGGGTGCAGGTGCTGGTCTTCGTCAACCGGCCGACCACCAACGCCAAGACCACCGAGCCCGTCGTGTCCCGCGACCAGGTCGTCATGACGATGGTCAAGCAGGGCGACGCCTGGCTCGTGGACGGTCTGGACACCAGCCAGCTCGCGGGCTGA
- a CDS encoding MCE family protein, translating to MKPFRERNPVIIGAISLAVIAAFILAAFRAQDLPLIGGGDTYTAAFTEAGGLKADDPVRIAGVRVGKVEKIELEDGHVKVTFRVKTDSEFGTETGAAIRVNTLLGAMYLALEPKGSGQLQAGKEIPVERTSSPYDVVQAFSGLADTADEIDTDQLATSLTTLADLTRNTPEEFQAALSGVSRLSQNIAEKNERITTLLTNLQRVSTVLNDRDQDIVDLMRQSDTLFQALVARRESVHNLLVSTSTLSEELTKLVRQSRDDLKPALTQLDDVVGILNKNEDNIDNGLRLMAPFYRVFTNTLGSGPWFDTYIQNLPPAPDLLNGGGLG from the coding sequence ATGAAGCCCTTCCGCGAGCGCAACCCCGTGATCATCGGGGCGATCAGCCTCGCCGTCATCGCGGCCTTCATCCTGGCCGCCTTCCGCGCGCAGGACCTGCCGCTCATCGGCGGCGGCGACACCTACACCGCGGCGTTCACCGAGGCCGGCGGGCTCAAGGCCGACGACCCGGTGCGCATCGCCGGCGTCCGAGTGGGCAAGGTCGAGAAGATCGAGCTCGAGGACGGCCACGTGAAGGTCACCTTCCGGGTCAAGACCGACTCCGAGTTCGGTACCGAGACCGGCGCCGCCATCCGGGTCAACACCCTGCTCGGCGCGATGTACCTCGCCCTCGAGCCCAAGGGCTCCGGCCAGCTCCAGGCCGGCAAGGAGATCCCGGTCGAGCGCACCAGCTCGCCGTACGACGTGGTGCAGGCGTTCTCCGGCCTGGCCGACACCGCCGACGAGATCGACACCGACCAGCTCGCGACGTCGCTGACCACGCTGGCCGACCTGACCCGCAACACGCCCGAGGAGTTCCAGGCGGCGCTGTCCGGGGTCTCGCGGCTCTCGCAGAACATCGCCGAGAAGAACGAGCGGATCACCACGCTGCTGACCAACCTGCAGCGGGTCTCCACCGTCCTCAACGACCGCGACCAGGACATCGTCGACCTGATGCGGCAGTCCGACACGCTGTTCCAGGCCCTGGTCGCCCGGCGCGAGTCGGTGCACAACCTGCTGGTCTCCACCTCGACGCTGTCGGAGGAGCTGACCAAGCTGGTCCGGCAGAGCCGCGACGACCTCAAGCCGGCCCTGACCCAGCTCGACGACGTGGTCGGCATCCTCAACAAGAACGAGGACAACATCGACAACGGGCTGCGGCTGATGGCGCCGTTCTACCGCGTCTTCACCAACACCCTGGGCAGCGGCCCGTGGTTCGACACCTACATCCAGAACCTGCCGCCGGCTCCCGACCTGCTGAACGGAGGTGGGCTCGGGTGA
- a CDS encoding MCE family protein, giving the protein MITTRTKVQLLVFVAITLLGVTFVGARYAQLDRLFYDDSYTVTAHFPDSGGIFAGGEVTYRGVGVGQVSKMELTDQGVDVVLDIEKSYDEIPADALAVVGNRSAVGEQYVELQPQRDDGPYLHDGSVIKQDDTRIPIATDTLLTHLSETVESVDKTSLKTTVDELGAAFGGTGEDLQRIIDSGNSFINTANDNFDLTTALIKDSNTVLNGQIASDSAIRNFSSQLQAFSTVLAGSDKDLRTLIDTGGVAATQLRTFLEQNQVELGDLINNLVTTGDIVVKHLDGIKQLLVIYPYVVEGGFTVVSKTPETGLYDAHFGLILTNQPVCHQGYESTDTRIPQDGSNRPMNVNAHCAEPATTTNARGAQNIAKRAPASYDAPVVASYDPGTGKLTWGSTDPDDGSSLAATGSVAPPSTLGEESWKWLFLQPLTTGQE; this is encoded by the coding sequence GTGATCACCACCCGCACCAAGGTGCAGCTGCTGGTCTTCGTGGCCATCACCCTGCTCGGCGTCACGTTCGTCGGCGCGCGCTACGCCCAGCTGGACCGGCTGTTCTACGACGACAGCTACACCGTGACCGCGCACTTCCCCGACTCCGGCGGCATCTTCGCCGGCGGTGAGGTCACCTACCGCGGTGTCGGCGTGGGCCAGGTCTCGAAGATGGAGCTGACCGACCAGGGCGTCGACGTGGTCCTCGACATCGAGAAGTCCTACGACGAGATCCCGGCCGACGCGCTCGCCGTGGTCGGCAACCGCTCGGCCGTCGGCGAGCAGTACGTCGAGCTGCAGCCGCAGCGCGACGACGGGCCCTACCTCCACGACGGCTCGGTCATCAAGCAGGACGACACCCGCATCCCCATCGCGACCGACACCCTGCTCACCCACCTGTCCGAGACCGTGGAGTCGGTCGACAAGACCTCGCTCAAGACCACCGTCGACGAGCTCGGCGCGGCCTTCGGCGGCACCGGTGAGGACCTGCAGCGGATCATCGACAGCGGCAACTCCTTCATCAACACCGCCAACGACAACTTCGACCTCACCACCGCGCTGATCAAGGACAGCAACACCGTCCTCAACGGTCAGATCGCCTCGGACTCCGCGATCCGCAACTTCTCCTCCCAGCTCCAGGCCTTCAGCACCGTCCTGGCCGGCTCGGACAAGGACCTGCGCACCCTCATCGACACCGGCGGCGTGGCCGCGACCCAGCTGCGGACCTTCCTGGAGCAGAACCAGGTCGAGCTCGGCGACCTCATCAACAACCTGGTCACGACCGGCGACATCGTCGTCAAGCACCTCGACGGCATCAAGCAGCTGCTGGTGATCTACCCCTACGTCGTCGAGGGCGGCTTCACCGTCGTCTCGAAGACCCCCGAGACCGGGCTGTACGACGCCCACTTCGGACTGATCCTCACCAACCAGCCGGTGTGCCACCAGGGCTACGAGAGCACCGACACCCGGATCCCGCAGGACGGCAGCAACCGGCCGATGAACGTCAACGCGCACTGCGCGGAGCCGGCCACCACGACCAACGCCCGCGGCGCCCAGAACATCGCCAAGCGCGCCCCGGCCTCCTACGACGCGCCCGTCGTGGCGTCGTACGACCCGGGGACCGGCAAGCTGACCTGGGGCAGCACGGACCCGGACGACGGTTCCTCGCTGGCCGCCACCGGTAGCGTGGCCCCGCCGTCGACGCTCGGAGAGGAGTCCTGGAAGTGGCTGTTCCTCCAGCCCCTGACGACCGGTCAGGAGTGA